Proteins found in one Amycolatopsis umgeniensis genomic segment:
- a CDS encoding NtaA/DmoA family FMN-dependent monooxygenase (This protein belongs to a clade of FMN-dependent monooxygenases, within a broader family of flavin-dependent oxidoreductases, the luciferase-like monooxygenase (LMM) family, some of whose members use coenzyme F420 rather than FMN.), with product MPKQVKLAAHFPGVNNTTVWSDPRSGSQIDFSSFEHLARTAERGKFDFLFLAEGLRLREHAGEILDSDVVGRPNTTTVLAALSAVTTRLGLAGTLSSTFNEPYEVARQVASIDHLSGGRAAWNVVTSPDAWTGQNFRRGGFLKREDRYQRAEEFLATVRELWDSWAPDAVVGDKENGVFARGIDRFVHKGQQFDIRGEFTVPRTPQGQPIVIQAGDSDEGREFAAKTADVIFSRHGSLESGKEFFADIKRRLPVHGREPGELLIMPAATFVLGDTEEEAHEYAREIRYQQVRPATAIQFLEQVWSRDLSAYDADGPLPEIDPDPDAEPLTWGRVRHEKDQLAVAAKWRAIAEEKKLSIRELVIEVTARQQFVGTARQVADSVDEYVQSDAADGFVLVPHLTPGGLDVFVDEVVPHLQERGVFRTDYTGDTLREHLFSR from the coding sequence ATGCCCAAGCAGGTCAAACTCGCCGCCCATTTCCCCGGCGTCAACAACACGACCGTGTGGAGCGACCCGCGTTCGGGTAGCCAAATCGACTTTTCGTCCTTCGAACATCTCGCGCGCACGGCCGAGCGGGGCAAGTTCGACTTCCTGTTCCTCGCCGAAGGCCTGCGCCTGCGCGAGCACGCGGGCGAGATCCTCGACTCCGACGTCGTCGGGCGGCCGAACACCACCACCGTGCTGGCCGCGCTTTCCGCGGTCACCACCCGGCTCGGCCTCGCGGGAACACTGTCCTCGACCTTCAACGAGCCTTACGAGGTCGCGCGGCAGGTCGCGAGCATCGACCACCTCTCCGGCGGCCGCGCCGCGTGGAACGTCGTCACCTCACCGGACGCGTGGACGGGACAGAACTTCCGGCGAGGCGGCTTCCTGAAACGCGAGGACCGCTACCAGCGCGCCGAGGAATTCCTCGCCACCGTCCGCGAACTCTGGGACAGCTGGGCACCCGACGCGGTGGTGGGGGACAAGGAGAACGGTGTCTTCGCCCGCGGCATCGACCGCTTCGTCCACAAGGGACAGCAGTTCGACATCCGCGGTGAGTTCACTGTCCCGAGGACACCGCAAGGTCAGCCGATTGTCATCCAGGCCGGGGATTCCGACGAAGGCAGGGAGTTCGCCGCCAAGACCGCCGACGTCATCTTCAGCCGCCACGGGTCGCTGGAAAGCGGCAAGGAGTTCTTCGCCGACATCAAGCGACGGCTGCCCGTCCACGGCCGCGAGCCCGGCGAGCTGCTGATCATGCCCGCCGCGACGTTCGTCCTCGGCGACACTGAGGAGGAGGCACACGAGTACGCCCGCGAGATCCGCTACCAGCAGGTGCGCCCGGCGACCGCGATCCAGTTCCTCGAACAGGTCTGGAGCCGCGACCTCTCCGCCTACGACGCCGACGGCCCGCTACCCGAGATCGACCCGGACCCCGACGCCGAACCGCTGACCTGGGGCCGGGTCCGGCACGAGAAGGATCAGCTGGCCGTGGCCGCGAAATGGCGGGCGATCGCGGAGGAGAAGAAGCTCTCGATCCGCGAACTGGTCATCGAGGTGACCGCGCGCCAGCAGTTCGTCGGCACCGCCCGTCAGGTCGCGGACTCGGTGGACGAGTACGTCCAGAGCGACGCCGCCGACGGCTTCGTGCTGGTGCCGCATCTGACGCCGGGCGGGCTGGACGTGTTCGTCGACGAAGTCGTCCCTCATCTGCAGGAACGCGGTGTCTTCCGGACGGACTACACCGGCGACACCCTGCGGGAGCACCTGTTCAGCCGGTAG